One region of Thunnus albacares chromosome 8, fThuAlb1.1, whole genome shotgun sequence genomic DNA includes:
- the LOC122986751 gene encoding uncharacterized protein LOC122986751 isoform X1, with amino-acid sequence MQPERKERAMQSQGSTSSQPSFDSLSSSDSLLFSDSEQAEDDTDVFLTDSSSSVSIGGTGGVASNGDGGSESPGSQWACDGFTDKEEEEYSSRSGGKAAHIRLDETDPTGQIPKSQGDLLFAQKCAELQGFVRPLLELLNGLKRGRFDRGLSSFQQSVAMDRIQRIVGILQRPNSGEKYLNTLLQVEMMLKLWFPHILTQPVSAASSVATSPARSLQDNTSSTPPHKHRDQLHIPVKKRRLSWTGTDSPTPSPVLLKCPRISAEERRGKQDDDERDHPPPPPPPPPPSLTSDANQNSPDVAGDSQRNEDAKGKDSDGEEPGKLSKPYKAGQSSEPSLTWVHVAPILSPRKACASHEGTTAAGTSENQLVSAVLPPSRRGSPATQDSSISSTTPYKQPRNLKKPIQCQSQPVAGQQCESETIVTCQGQSQSPHVTLKPLPRVCPTPLET; translated from the exons ATGCAGccggagaggaaagagagag CGATGCAGTCCCAGGGTAGCACTTCCTCCCAGCCCTCCTTCGACTCCCTGAGCTCCAGCGACAGCCTCCTGTTCAGCGACTCGGAGCAGGCGGAGGATGACACAGACGTCTTCTTGACAGACAGCTCCTCCTCCGTCAGCATCGGAGGAACGGGCGGGGTCGCATCCAATGGGGACGGAGGATCGGAGAGCCCAGGGTCCCAGTGGGCATGCGACGGCTTCACcgacaaagaggaagaggagtacAGTTCGAGGAGCGGCGGCAAGGCAGCTCACATCAGGTTGGACGAGACGGATCCCACCGGCCAGATCCCAAAGTCCCAGGGAGACCTGCTGTTTGCTCAAAAG tgTGCTGAGCTACAGGGTTTTGTCCGGCCCCTGCTAGAGCTGCTGAATGGACTGAAGAGGGGCCGATTCGACCGTG GTTTGAGTAGTTTCCAGCAGAGCGTTGCCATGGACCGAATCCAGAGGATCGTGGgcattttacagagacccaacagcgG gGAGAAGTACTTGAACACTCTCCTCCAGGTGGAGATGATGCTGAAGCTTTGGTTTCCTCATATCCTGACTCAACCCGTCTCTGCAGCCTCCAGCGTCGCCACGTCCCCTGCACGCTCCCTCCAAGACAATACCAGCTCCACCCCGCCGCACAAGCACAGGGATCAGTTACATATTCCCGTCAAG AAACGCAGACTCAGCTGGACAGGTACGGACTCCCCTACACCTTCCCCTGTGCTTCTCAAGTGTCCTCGCATCAGtgcagaagagaggaggggtaagcaagatgatgatgaaagggaccaccctcctcctccgcctcctcctcctcctccatcactgaCATCTGATGCAAACCAAAATTCACCAGATGTGGCCGGTGACAGTCAGCGAAACGAGGACGCAAAGGGAAAGGACAGTGACGGCGAGGAACCGGGCAAGCTATCAAAGCCGTATAAAGCAGGTCAAAGCTCTGAGCCCAGCCTGACGTGGGTGCACGTCGCCCCCATCCTGTCCCCACGGAAGGCGTGCGCCTCACACGAGGGCACGACAGCGGCAGGTACCAGCGAAAACCAGCTTGTCTCCGCCGTCCTCCCACCCAGCAGGAGGGGCAGTCCGGCTACGCAAGACAGCTCCATCTCTTCTACCACACCTTACAAGCAACCCAGAAATCTAAAGAAGCCAATCCAGTGCCAAAGCCAGCCTGTTGCTGGACAACAGTGTGAGAGTGAGACCATCGTGACCTGCCAGGGTCAAAGCCAATCTCCTCATGTCACACTTAAGCCTTTGCCCAGGGTGTGCCCCACCCCCTTAGAGACCTGA
- the LOC122986751 gene encoding uncharacterized protein LOC122986751 isoform X2: MQSQGSTSSQPSFDSLSSSDSLLFSDSEQAEDDTDVFLTDSSSSVSIGGTGGVASNGDGGSESPGSQWACDGFTDKEEEEYSSRSGGKAAHIRLDETDPTGQIPKSQGDLLFAQKCAELQGFVRPLLELLNGLKRGRFDRGLSSFQQSVAMDRIQRIVGILQRPNSGEKYLNTLLQVEMMLKLWFPHILTQPVSAASSVATSPARSLQDNTSSTPPHKHRDQLHIPVKKRRLSWTGTDSPTPSPVLLKCPRISAEERRGKQDDDERDHPPPPPPPPPPSLTSDANQNSPDVAGDSQRNEDAKGKDSDGEEPGKLSKPYKAGQSSEPSLTWVHVAPILSPRKACASHEGTTAAGTSENQLVSAVLPPSRRGSPATQDSSISSTTPYKQPRNLKKPIQCQSQPVAGQQCESETIVTCQGQSQSPHVTLKPLPRVCPTPLET, translated from the exons ATGCAGTCCCAGGGTAGCACTTCCTCCCAGCCCTCCTTCGACTCCCTGAGCTCCAGCGACAGCCTCCTGTTCAGCGACTCGGAGCAGGCGGAGGATGACACAGACGTCTTCTTGACAGACAGCTCCTCCTCCGTCAGCATCGGAGGAACGGGCGGGGTCGCATCCAATGGGGACGGAGGATCGGAGAGCCCAGGGTCCCAGTGGGCATGCGACGGCTTCACcgacaaagaggaagaggagtacAGTTCGAGGAGCGGCGGCAAGGCAGCTCACATCAGGTTGGACGAGACGGATCCCACCGGCCAGATCCCAAAGTCCCAGGGAGACCTGCTGTTTGCTCAAAAG tgTGCTGAGCTACAGGGTTTTGTCCGGCCCCTGCTAGAGCTGCTGAATGGACTGAAGAGGGGCCGATTCGACCGTG GTTTGAGTAGTTTCCAGCAGAGCGTTGCCATGGACCGAATCCAGAGGATCGTGGgcattttacagagacccaacagcgG gGAGAAGTACTTGAACACTCTCCTCCAGGTGGAGATGATGCTGAAGCTTTGGTTTCCTCATATCCTGACTCAACCCGTCTCTGCAGCCTCCAGCGTCGCCACGTCCCCTGCACGCTCCCTCCAAGACAATACCAGCTCCACCCCGCCGCACAAGCACAGGGATCAGTTACATATTCCCGTCAAG AAACGCAGACTCAGCTGGACAGGTACGGACTCCCCTACACCTTCCCCTGTGCTTCTCAAGTGTCCTCGCATCAGtgcagaagagaggaggggtaagcaagatgatgatgaaagggaccaccctcctcctccgcctcctcctcctcctccatcactgaCATCTGATGCAAACCAAAATTCACCAGATGTGGCCGGTGACAGTCAGCGAAACGAGGACGCAAAGGGAAAGGACAGTGACGGCGAGGAACCGGGCAAGCTATCAAAGCCGTATAAAGCAGGTCAAAGCTCTGAGCCCAGCCTGACGTGGGTGCACGTCGCCCCCATCCTGTCCCCACGGAAGGCGTGCGCCTCACACGAGGGCACGACAGCGGCAGGTACCAGCGAAAACCAGCTTGTCTCCGCCGTCCTCCCACCCAGCAGGAGGGGCAGTCCGGCTACGCAAGACAGCTCCATCTCTTCTACCACACCTTACAAGCAACCCAGAAATCTAAAGAAGCCAATCCAGTGCCAAAGCCAGCCTGTTGCTGGACAACAGTGTGAGAGTGAGACCATCGTGACCTGCCAGGGTCAAAGCCAATCTCCTCATGTCACACTTAAGCCTTTGCCCAGGGTGTGCCCCACCCCCTTAGAGACCTGA